One part of the Arabidopsis thaliana chromosome 4, partial sequence genome encodes these proteins:
- a CDS encoding RNA helicase family protein (RNA helicase family protein; FUNCTIONS IN: RNA helicase activity, helicase activity, nucleic acid binding, ATP-dependent helicase activity, ATP binding; INVOLVED IN: biological_process unknown; LOCATED IN: cellular_component unknown; EXPRESSED IN: 22 plant structures; EXPRESSED DURING: 13 growth stages; CONTAINS InterPro DOMAIN/s: Helicase-associated domain (InterPro:IPR007502), DNA/RNA helicase, DEAD/DEAH box type, N-terminal (InterPro:IPR011545), Domain of unknown function DUF1605 (InterPro:IPR011709), DNA/RNA helicase, ATP-dependent, DEAH-box type, conserved site (InterPro:IPR002464), DEAD-like helicase, N-terminal (InterPro:IPR014001), DNA/RNA helicase, C-terminal (InterPro:IPR001650), Helicase, superfamily 1/2, ATP-binding domain (InterPro:IPR014021); BEST Arabidopsis thaliana protein match is: RNA helicase family protein (TAIR:AT1G32490.2); Has 30201 Blast hits to 17322 proteins in 780 species: Archae - 12; Bacteria - 1396; Metazoa - 17338; Fungi - 3422; Plants - 5037; Viruses - 0; Other Eukaryotes - 2996 (source: NCBI BLink).) → MAFWKPGTEKPRFEEDGEGGIVFMSNNLASSSSSSYGYANIEKQRQRLPVYKYRTEILYLVENHATTIIVGETGSGKTTQIPQYLKEAGWAEGGRVIACTQPRRLAVQAVSARVAEEMGVNLGEEVGYTIRFEDHTTSGVTSVKFLTDGVLIREMMEDPLLTKYSVIMIDEAHERSISTDILLGLLKKIQRRRPELRLIISSATIEAKTMSNFFNSSKKRHAPEGSTPGPKLEPAILSVEGRGFSVKIHYVEEPVSDYIRSVVSTILLINEREPPGDVLVFLTGQEDIETAIKLLEEEAHSNQKNSSGLLPLPLYSGLSRSEQELIFTPTPRGKRKVILSTNIAETSLTLEGVVYVIDSGFSKQKFYNPISDIESLVVAPISKASARQRSGRAGRVRPGKCYRLYTEDYFLNQMPGEGIPEMQRSNLVSTVIQLKALGIDNILGFDWPAPPSSEAMIRALEVLYSLQILDDDAKLTSPTGFQVAELPLDPMISKMILASSELGCSHEIITIAAVLSVQSVWIIARGVQKEQDEAKLRFAAAEGDHVTFLNVYKGFLESKKPTQWCYKNFLNYQSMKKVVEIRDQLKRIARRLGITLKSCDGDMEAVRKAVTAGFFANACRLEPHSNGVYKTIRGSEEVYIHPSSVLFRVNPKWVVYQSIVSTERQYMRNVVTINPSWLTEVAPHFYQNRQNAMSF, encoded by the exons ATGGCGTTTTGGAAACCAGGGACCGAGAAACCTCGTTTCGAAGAGGATGGAGAAGGAGGCATAGTGTTCATGTCCAACAATCTcgcatcctcttcttcttctag CTATGGGTATGCGAATATAGAGAAGCAAAGACAGAGATTGCCAGTGTACAAGTACAGAACTGAGATTCTGTATTTGGTGGAGAATCACGCTACCACCATTATCGTTGGCGAGACGGGTAGTGGTAAAACTACTCAGATTCctcag tACCTGAAAGAAGCTGGGTGGGCTGAAGGAGGCCGAGTTATTGCTTGCACACAGCCAAGACGTTTAGCTGTCcag GCGGTTTCTGCGAGAGTGGCCGAGGAAATGGGAGTGAATCTTGGGGAGGAAGTTGGCTACACTATTCGATTTGAAGATCATACAACTTCC GGTGTGACTAGTGTAAAATTTCTCACAGATGGGGTACTAATTCGAGAGATGATGGAGGATCCCCTCTTGACAAAGTATAG TGTTATTATGATAGATGAAGCTCATGAGAGATCTATTTCAACTGACATTTTACTCGGTCTCTTAAAAAAG ATACAACGTCGTCGTCCTGAGCTACGCCTGATTATATCTTCAGCCACAATCGAAGCAAAAACCATGTCCAATTTCTTCAATTCCAG CAAAAAACGCCATGCGCCAGAAGGTAGTACCCCTGGACCAAAGTTGGAACCTGCAATCTTATCTGTTGAG GGCAGAGGCTTCAGTGTGAAAATTCACTATGTCGAGGAGCCTGTATCAGATTATATCCGATCAGTTGTTTCAACGATACTGTTGATTAATGAACGG GAGCCACCTGGGGATGTTCTTGTATTTCTTACTGGTCAAGAGGATATTGAAACTGCTATTAAacttcttgaagaagaagctcataGCAATCAAAAGAATTCTTCAG GACTGCTACCTCTTCCATTATATTCAGGACTTTCTCGATCAGAACAG GAATTGATCTTTACTCCAACTCccagaggaaagagaaaagttATACTATCAACAAATATTGCAGAAACTTCATTGACTCTAGAG GGCGTTGTCTATGTGATTGATAGTGGTTTCTCGAAGCAGAAGTTCTATAACCCA ATTTCAGATATCGAAAGTCTTGTGGTGGCTCCAATATCAAAAGCATCTGCAAGGCAAAGGTCTGGTAGGGCTGGGCGAGTTCGGCCTGGGAAGTGTTACAG GCTTTACACCGAAGATTATTTTCTCAACCAAATGCCTGGAGAAGGCATACCGGAGATGCAGAGGTCGAATCTTGTTTCTACTGTAATACAG CTAAAAGCTTTGGGCATAGATAATATCTTGGGTTTCGATTGGCCTGCACCTCCATCGTCTGAAGCAATGATTCGAGCACTTGAAGTACTTTATTCACTTCAGATCCTCGATGATGATGCTAAACTCACTTCGCCAACAGGATTCCAAGTTGCAGAACTTCCACTG GACCCAATGatatcaaaaatgattttggcTTCAAGTGAGCTTGGTTGTTCACATGAGATCATTACAATCGCTGCAGTTCTCTCTGTCCAA TCTGTTTGGATCATTGCCCGGGGAGTACAGAAAGAACAAGATGAAGCAAAACTGAGATTTGCAGCCGCAGAG GGTGACCATGTCACATTCCTGAATGTATACAAAGGGTTTCTTGAGTCGAAAAAGCCTACACAGTGGTGTTACAAGAATTTCCTCAACTACCAATCCATG AAAAAAGTAGTTGAAATCAGAGATCAACTCAAACGGATTGCTCGGAGATTAGGCATCACCTTGAAATCATGTGACGGAGACATGGAG GCTGTGAGAAAAGCTGTGACTGCAGGTTTTTTTGCCAATGCATGCCGTTTAGAA CCACACAGCAATGGAGTATACAAGACCATTAGAGGCTCTGAAGAAGTTTATATTCATCCGTCATCTGTATTATTCAG GGTGAATCCAAAATGGGTGGTTTACCAATCCATTGTCTCAACTGAGCGTCAATACATGCGGAATGTCGTCACCATCAATCCTTCTTGGCTGACAGAAGTTGCTCCACACTTTTACCAGAACCGGCAAAACGCTATGTCCTTCTAA
- the CHLI1 gene encoding P-loop containing nucleoside triphosphate hydrolases superfamily protein (CHLI1; FUNCTIONS IN: magnesium chelatase activity, ATPase activity; INVOLVED IN: chlorophyll biosynthetic process; LOCATED IN: magnesium chelatase complex, cell wall, chloroplast, chloroplast stroma; EXPRESSED IN: 24 plant structures; EXPRESSED DURING: 14 growth stages; CONTAINS InterPro DOMAIN/s: ATPase, AAA+ type, core (InterPro:IPR003593), Magnesium chelatase, ChlI subunit (InterPro:IPR000523), Magnesium chelatase, ATPase subunit I (InterPro:IPR011775); BEST Arabidopsis thaliana protein match is: magnesium chelatase i2 (TAIR:AT5G45930.1); Has 6584 Blast hits to 6581 proteins in 1594 species: Archae - 309; Bacteria - 5009; Metazoa - 2; Fungi - 0; Plants - 206; Viruses - 0; Other Eukaryotes - 1058 (source: NCBI BLink).), whose amino-acid sequence MASLLGTSSSAIWASPSLSSPSSKPSSSPICFRPGKLFGSKLNAGIQIRPKKNRSRYHVSVMNVATEINSTEQVVGKFDSKKSARPVYPFAAIVGQDEMKLCLLLNVIDPKIGGVMIMGDRGTGKSTTVRSLVDLLPEINVVAGDPYNSDPIDPEFMGVEVRERVEKGEQVPVIATKINMVDLPLGATEDRVCGTIDIEKALTEGVKAFEPGLLAKANRGILYVDEVNLLDDHLVDVLLDSAASGWNTVEREGISISHPARFILIGSGNPEEGELRPQLLDRFGMHAQVGTVRDADLRVKIVEERARFDSNPKDFRDTYKTEQDKLQDQISTARANLSSVQIDRELKVKISRVCSELNVDGLRGDIVTNRAAKALAALKGKDRVTPDDVATVIPNCLRHRLRKDPLESIDSGVLVSEKFAEIFS is encoded by the exons ATGGCGTCTCTTCTTGGaacatcttcttctgcaatCTGGGCTTCTCcttcactctcttctccttcctcaaAACCTTCCTCCTCCCCCATTTGCTTCAGGCCAG GAAAATTGTTTGGAAGCAAGTTAAATGCAGGAATCCAAATAAGGCCAAAGAAGAACAGGTCTCGTTACCATGTTTCGGTTATGAATGTAGCCACTGAAATCAACTCTACTGAACAA GTAGTAGGGAAGTTTGATTCAAAGAAGAGTGCGAGACCGGTTTATCCATTTGCAGCTATAGTAGGGCAAGATGAGATGAAGTTATGTCTTTTGTTGAATGTTATTGATCCAAAGATTGGTGGTGTTATGATTATGGGAGATAGAGGAACTGGAAAATCTACAACTGTTAGATCATTAGTTGATCTGTTACCTGAGATTAATGTAGTTGCAGGTGACCCGTATAACTCGGATCCGATAGATCCTGAGTTTATGGGTGTTGAagtaagagagagagttgAGAAAGGAGAGCAAGTTCCTGTTATTGCGACTAAGATTAATATGGTTGATCTTCCTTTGGGTGCAACAGAAGATAGAGTTTGTGGAACCATCGATATCGAAAAGGCTTTGACAGAAGGTGTAAAAGCCTTTGAGCCTGGTTTGTTGGCTAAAGCTAATAGAGGGATTCTTTATGTTGATGAAGTTAATCTCTTGGATGATCATTTGGTTGATGTTCTTTTGGATTCAGCTGCTTCTGGTTGGAATACGGTTGAGAGAGAAGGGATTTCGATTTCTCACCCGGCGAGGTTTATCTTGATCGGTTCAGGAAATCCGGAAGAAGGAGAGCTTAGGCCACAGCTTCTTGATCGGTTTGGTATGCATGCACAAGTAGGGACGGTTAGAGATGCTGATTTACGGGTCAAGATTGTTGAAGAGAGAGCTCGTTTCGATAGTAACCCAAAGGATTTCCGTGACACTTACAAAACCGAGCAGGACAAGCTTCAAGACCAGATTTCAACTGCTAGGGCAAACCTTTCCTCGGTTCAGATTGATAGGGAATTGAAGGTGAAGATCTCTAGAGTTTGTTCAGAGCTCAATGTTGATGGGTTGAGAGGAGACATAGTGACTAACAGAGCAGCAAAAGCACTTGCAGCTCTCAAAGGAAAAGATCGAGTAACTCCAGATGATGTTGCAACCGTTATCCCTAACTGCTTAAGGCACCGTCTGAGGAAAGATCCACTGGAATCTATTGATTCAGGAGTTCTAGTTTCCGAGAAGTTCGCCGAGATTTTCAGCTGA
- a CDS encoding uncharacterized protein (unknown protein; Has 30201 Blast hits to 17322 proteins in 780 species: Archae - 12; Bacteria - 1396; Metazoa - 17338; Fungi - 3422; Plants - 5037; Viruses - 0; Other Eukaryotes - 2996 (source: NCBI BLink).) produces the protein MSAPAKRSSTDTQDKDLMLAADKDMEKDTWNFKSMTDDDPMDFGFGSPAKNKKNAFKLDMGFDLDGDFGSSFKMDMPDFDFSSPAKKTTKTKETSDDKPSGNSKQKKNPFAFSYDFDALDDFDLGSSPPKKGSKTTTKSMDCEEICASSKSDKSDDLDFGLDLPITRQVPSKANTDVQAKASAEKESQNYKTTDTLVVNKSKNSNQAALESMGDFEAVESPQGSRKKASQTHTMCVQPQSVDTSPLKTSCSKVEEKNEPCPSNETIAPSPLHASEIAHIAVNRETSPDIHELCRSGTKEDCPIDPENANKKMITTMESSYEKIEQTSPSISSHLCSDKIEHQQEEMGTDTQAEIQDNTKGALYNSDAGHSLTTLSGKISPGTRTSQTAKVQDLSEKLPLDPSHSMAGLDNLRAMQNKDLGLIRSRFFKKPEKPESHVLESSPIETEIQPVIRENIGSSLNPTNDTSSHEKIIHKDHSNGKTVENVAGQMDHLKLQAKNTTREKSILQINISSKLDASSLTQKLSNHLSSGVESLQKPKLNSLGRPKLGNIMADLRAVKTQRTIGGNKDQPSSAVQPEFSSSISKERNTEAPVKKSSEIHHLAPRDKTQTLHCPSSLKRKALDEDADRSLKPQLKRLSMSPRENRNVEELTHRAVQGKFSSQESRIDTKTTKEPVKESPQTKSHYQNINMANLEIPITENADNIEKAEAYTKELENICNILKKKHEEAKELLVRAVVDNNKLLMLNHPLYEDQISFL, from the exons ATGTCTGCACCTGCTAAAAGAAGTTCTACAGATACTCAGGACAAAGATCTAATGCTCG CTGCAGATAAAGACATGGAAAAGGATACATGGAACTTCAAGTCAATGACAGATGATGATCCAATGGATTTTGGCTTTGGCTCACCagcaaaaaataagaagaatgCCTTCAAGTT GGATATGGGTTTCGATCTGGATGGAGATTTTGGATCATCATTTAAAATGGACATGCCAGACTTTGATTTCTCAAGCCCAGCCaagaaaaccacaaaaacGAAAGAGACCTCTGATGATAAACCTAGTGgaaattcaaaacagaaaaagaatcCATTTGCCTTCTCTTACGACTTTGATGC GTTAGACGACTTTGATCTTGGTTCAAGCCCCCCGAAGAAGGGAAGCAAGACTACGACCAAGAGCATGGACTGTGAAGAAATTTGTGCAAGTAGTAAGAGTGATAAGTCAGACGATTTGGACTTTGGTCTAGACTTACCAATAACTAGACAAGTTCCCTCCAAGGCAAACACAGATGTTCAGGCAAAAGCTTCAGCTGAAAAAGAGAGCCAAAATTACAAGACTACAGATACTCTGGTTGTTAATAAGAGCAAAAACTCGAATCAAGCTGCATTAGAGAGCATGGGAGATTTTGAGGCGGTGGAATCACCTCAGGGTTCAAGAAAAAAAGCCTCACAAACTCATACAATGTGTGTGCAACCTCAATCCGTAGATACTTCACCATTGAAGACATCATGTTCAAAGgttgaagaaaagaatgaaCCATGTCCTTCAAATGAGACCATAGCACCCTCGCCATTACATGCTTCTGAGATTGCACATATTGCAGTAAACAGAGAAACCAGTCCAGATATCCATGAACTCTGCAGGTCTGGTACAAAAGAAGACTGTCCTATAGATCCAGAAAATGccaacaagaaaatgattacCACCATGGAATCAAGTTATGAGAAGATAGAACAGACTTCACCAAGCATCTCATCTCATTTATGTTCAGACAAGATAGAACATCAACAGGAAGAAATGGGTACAGACACTCAGGCAGAAATACAGGATAACACTAAAGGAGCACTGTATAACTCAGATGCTGGACATTCTCTAACAACCCTCTCAGGCAAAATATCACCAGGCACTCGTACAAGCCAAACTGCCAAGGTACAAGATTTGAGTGAAAAGCTACCACTGGATCCGTCCCACAG CATGGCAGGGCTCGATAATTTGAGGGCCAtgcaaaacaaagatttagGACTTATCAGATCCAGATTTTTTAAGAAGCCAGAAAAACCTGAATCCCATGTGCTTGAGTCTTCTCCAATTGAAACAGAGATTCAGCCAGTTATCCGAGAAAACATTGGGTCAAGTTTGAACCCTACAAATGATACGAG TTCTCATGAAAAGATCATCCACAAGGACCATTCAAATGGCAAGACTGTAGAAAATGTGGCTGGACAGATGGATCATTTAAAGCTGCAAGCTAAAAATACAACTAGAGAGAAGTCCATCTTGCAGATCAATATAAG CTCAAAACTTGATGCTTCTAGCTTGACTCAGAAACTAAGCAATCATTTGAGTTCCGGAGTCGAATCTTTGCAGAAGCCCAAGTTGAATTCTCTGGGAAGGCCTAAACTTGGAAATATTATGGCTGATCTGCGTGCAGTGAAAACTCAAAG GACCATTGGAGGAAATAAAGACCAACCGAGTTCTGCAGTGCAACCAGAATTTAGCTCTTCCATAAGCAAGGAGAGAAATACTGAAGCACCAGTAAAAAAGAGCTCTGAGATTCATCATTTGGCTCCTAGggacaaaacacaaaccctGCACTGCCCATCTTCTTTAAAGCGGAAAGCTCTTGATGAG GATGCAGATAGATCACTGAAGCCACAGCTTAAACGCCTTTCCATGTCTCCAAGAGAAAACAG GAACGTTGAGGAGCTCACACATAGAGCTGTGCAAGGAAAG TTCTCAAGCCAAGAGAGTAGAATAGATACTAAGACGACCAAGGAGCCTGTCAAGGAAAGTCCACAGACTAAGTCTCATTACCAGAACATAAACATGGCAAATCTGGAAATCCCAATCACGGAGAATGCTGACAACATAGAGAAAGCTGAAGCATATACAAAAGAACTCGAGAAT ATTTGCAACAtcctgaagaagaaacatgaggAAGCAAAAGAGTTACTTGTCCGTGCTGTAGTAGACAACAATAAGTTACTGATGCTCAACCATCCTTTATATGAAGACCAGATATcctttttataa
- a CDS encoding uncharacterized protein (unknown protein; FUNCTIONS IN: molecular_function unknown; INVOLVED IN: biological_process unknown; LOCATED IN: cellular_component unknown; EXPRESSED IN: shoot, shoot apex, embryo, flower, seed; EXPRESSED DURING: petal differentiation and expansion stage, E expanded cotyledon stage; Has 30201 Blast hits to 17322 proteins in 780 species: Archae - 12; Bacteria - 1396; Metazoa - 17338; Fungi - 3422; Plants - 5037; Viruses - 0; Other Eukaryotes - 2996 (source: NCBI BLink).), which yields MSAPAKRSSTDTQDKDLMLDKDMEKDTWNFKSMTDDDPMDFGFGSPAKNKKNAFKLDMGFDLDGDFGSSFKMDMPDFDFSSPAKKTTKTKETSDDKPSGNSKQKKNPFAFSYDFDARLDDFDLGSSPPKKGSKTTTKSMDCEEICASSKSDKSDDLDFGLDLPITRQVPSKANTDVQAKASAEKESQNYKTTDTLVVNKSKNSNQAALESMGDFEAVESPQGSRKKASQTHTMCVQPQSVDTSPLKTSCSKVEEKNEPCPSNETIAPSPLHASEIAHIAVNRETSPDIHELCRSGTKEDCPIDPENANKKMITTMESSYEKIEQTSPSISSHLCSDKIEHQQEEMGTDTQAEIQDNTKGALYNSDAGHSLTTLSGKISPGTRTSQTAKVQDLSEKLPLDPSHSMAGLDNLRAMQNKDLGLIRSRFFKKPEKPESHVLESSPIETEIQPVIRENIGSSLNPTNDTSSHEKIIHKDHSNGKTVENVAGQMDHLKLQAKNTTREKSILQINISSKLDASSLTQKLSNHLSSGVESLQKPKLNSLGRPKLGNIMADLRAVKTQRTIGGNKDQPSSAVQPEFSSSISKERNTEAPVKKSSEIHHLAPRDKTQTLHCPSSLKRKALDEDADRSLKPQLKRLSMSPRENRNVEELTHRAVQGKFSSQESRIDTKTTKEPVKESPQTKSHYQNINMANLEIPITENADNIEKAEAYTKELENICNILKKKHEEAKELLVRAVVDNNKLLMLNHPLYEDQISFL from the exons ATGTCTGCACCTGCTAAAAGAAGTTCTACAGATACTCAGGACAAAGATCTAATGCTCG ATAAAGACATGGAAAAGGATACATGGAACTTCAAGTCAATGACAGATGATGATCCAATGGATTTTGGCTTTGGCTCACCagcaaaaaataagaagaatgCCTTCAAGTT GGATATGGGTTTCGATCTGGATGGAGATTTTGGATCATCATTTAAAATGGACATGCCAGACTTTGATTTCTCAAGCCCAGCCaagaaaaccacaaaaacGAAAGAGACCTCTGATGATAAACCTAGTGgaaattcaaaacagaaaaagaatcCATTTGCCTTCTCTTACGACTTTGATGC CAGGTTAGACGACTTTGATCTTGGTTCAAGCCCCCCGAAGAAGGGAAGCAAGACTACGACCAAGAGCATGGACTGTGAAGAAATTTGTGCAAGTAGTAAGAGTGATAAGTCAGACGATTTGGACTTTGGTCTAGACTTACCAATAACTAGACAAGTTCCCTCCAAGGCAAACACAGATGTTCAGGCAAAAGCTTCAGCTGAAAAAGAGAGCCAAAATTACAAGACTACAGATACTCTGGTTGTTAATAAGAGCAAAAACTCGAATCAAGCTGCATTAGAGAGCATGGGAGATTTTGAGGCGGTGGAATCACCTCAGGGTTCAAGAAAAAAAGCCTCACAAACTCATACAATGTGTGTGCAACCTCAATCCGTAGATACTTCACCATTGAAGACATCATGTTCAAAGgttgaagaaaagaatgaaCCATGTCCTTCAAATGAGACCATAGCACCCTCGCCATTACATGCTTCTGAGATTGCACATATTGCAGTAAACAGAGAAACCAGTCCAGATATCCATGAACTCTGCAGGTCTGGTACAAAAGAAGACTGTCCTATAGATCCAGAAAATGccaacaagaaaatgattacCACCATGGAATCAAGTTATGAGAAGATAGAACAGACTTCACCAAGCATCTCATCTCATTTATGTTCAGACAAGATAGAACATCAACAGGAAGAAATGGGTACAGACACTCAGGCAGAAATACAGGATAACACTAAAGGAGCACTGTATAACTCAGATGCTGGACATTCTCTAACAACCCTCTCAGGCAAAATATCACCAGGCACTCGTACAAGCCAAACTGCCAAGGTACAAGATTTGAGTGAAAAGCTACCACTGGATCCGTCCCACAG CATGGCAGGGCTCGATAATTTGAGGGCCAtgcaaaacaaagatttagGACTTATCAGATCCAGATTTTTTAAGAAGCCAGAAAAACCTGAATCCCATGTGCTTGAGTCTTCTCCAATTGAAACAGAGATTCAGCCAGTTATCCGAGAAAACATTGGGTCAAGTTTGAACCCTACAAATGATACGAG TTCTCATGAAAAGATCATCCACAAGGACCATTCAAATGGCAAGACTGTAGAAAATGTGGCTGGACAGATGGATCATTTAAAGCTGCAAGCTAAAAATACAACTAGAGAGAAGTCCATCTTGCAGATCAATATAAG CTCAAAACTTGATGCTTCTAGCTTGACTCAGAAACTAAGCAATCATTTGAGTTCCGGAGTCGAATCTTTGCAGAAGCCCAAGTTGAATTCTCTGGGAAGGCCTAAACTTGGAAATATTATGGCTGATCTGCGTGCAGTGAAAACTCAAAG GACCATTGGAGGAAATAAAGACCAACCGAGTTCTGCAGTGCAACCAGAATTTAGCTCTTCCATAAGCAAGGAGAGAAATACTGAAGCACCAGTAAAAAAGAGCTCTGAGATTCATCATTTGGCTCCTAGggacaaaacacaaaccctGCACTGCCCATCTTCTTTAAAGCGGAAAGCTCTTGATGAG GATGCAGATAGATCACTGAAGCCACAGCTTAAACGCCTTTCCATGTCTCCAAGAGAAAACAG GAACGTTGAGGAGCTCACACATAGAGCTGTGCAAGGAAAG TTCTCAAGCCAAGAGAGTAGAATAGATACTAAGACGACCAAGGAGCCTGTCAAGGAAAGTCCACAGACTAAGTCTCATTACCAGAACATAAACATGGCAAATCTGGAAATCCCAATCACGGAGAATGCTGACAACATAGAGAAAGCTGAAGCATATACAAAAGAACTCGAGAAT ATTTGCAACAtcctgaagaagaaacatgaggAAGCAAAAGAGTTACTTGTCCGTGCTGTAGTAGACAACAATAAGTTACTGATGCTCAACCATCCTTTATATGAAGACCAGATATcctttttataa
- a CDS encoding uncharacterized protein (unknown protein; Has 2 Blast hits to 2 proteins in 1 species: Archae - 0; Bacteria - 0; Metazoa - 0; Fungi - 0; Plants - 2; Viruses - 0; Other Eukaryotes - 0 (source: NCBI BLink).) has product MDEESRDLTAIVTISEDREREKERERERERCMDLRMEGGTEKMYMKCVNRRDFEADLEMTDLRFGF; this is encoded by the exons ATGGATGAGGAATCCAGAGATTTGACAGCAATCGTGACCATCTCTGAGG ATAGAGAaagggagaaagagagagagagagagagggagagatgTATGGATTTGAGGATGGAAGGAGGAACTGAGAAGATGTATATGAAGTGTGTGAATAGGAGGGACTTTGAAGCAGATTTGGAAATGACGGATCtgagatttggtttttga
- a CDS encoding uncharacterized protein (unknown protein; Has 35333 Blast hits to 34131 proteins in 2444 species: Archae - 798; Bacteria - 22429; Metazoa - 974; Fungi - 991; Plants - 531; Viruses - 0; Other Eukaryotes - 9610 (source: NCBI BLink).), producing MAVLDSKPQENNKENVSPSEMVTIAVKSLDSSSIDKGKTQIRIRRKKSRKPLQDITNLFVSSSPLSSSFLIRHIPSSSSLSLDPKCMKRRSCVSLKPATSSTFSCRNFR from the coding sequence ATGGCGGTTCTAGATTCAAAGCctcaagaaaacaacaaagagaatGTCTCACCCTCAGAGATGGTCACGATTGCTGTCAAATCTCTGGATTCCTCATCCATTGATAAAGGCAAAACCCAAAtcagaataagaagaaaaaaatctaggAAGCCTCTTCAAGACATCACCAACCTCTTTGTCTCGTCATCACCATTGTCCTCTTCGTTTCTGATCCGTCACAttccctcttcttcatctctatcACTTGATCCCAAATGCATGAAGAGAAGATCTTGTGTTTCCCTCAAGCCTGCTACTTCTTCAACCTTCTCTTGTAGAAATTTCagatga
- the CLE2 gene encoding CLAVATA3/ESR-related 2 (CLAVATA3/ESR-related 2 (CLE2); Has 10 Blast hits to 10 proteins in 5 species: Archae - 0; Bacteria - 0; Metazoa - 0; Fungi - 0; Plants - 10; Viruses - 0; Other Eukaryotes - 0 (source: NCBI BLink).) yields MAKLSFTFCFLLFLLLSSIAAGSRPLEGARVGVKVRGLSPSIEATSPTVEDDQAAGSHGKSPERLSPGGPDPQHH; encoded by the coding sequence ATGGCTAAGTTAAGCTTCACTTTCTGcttcttgttgtttcttctgttaTCCTCAATCGCCGCTGGAAGCCGCCCTCTTGAGGGGGCTCGGGTCGGGGTGAAGGTGAGAGGCCTAAGCCCTTCTATCGAGGCTACGAGTCCGACTGTAGAGGATGATCAAGCTGCGGGTAGCCATGGGAAATCTCCAGAGCGGTTAAGCCCAGGAGGACCCGACCCACAACATCACTag